The nucleotide window ATTGAAGTGTTCTGTTTTCCTCATCAGAACTTTCCCATAATCTTTGTGATTTTCATGTAACCATGAAAACACGGTCGAAGATAACTCTGCTTATCGTCATTTTTGGGCTACTATCTTCCATTGTGACGTTTTCTACGATACACGATGACGTTGAGCCATCAGAGATAGAAATTAGGGAAGAAAGTGTAAGTTCTGTACCAACATCGTCGGGTCCTGAGGTACATCTTTTCAACAGTATCAAAACCAACTGGACCTATAACCAGGAAGAGGCAAATAAGCTCAGGTATATACTGTTCTTCTGTCTTGCACAAACGTTGCCATAAGCCAAGTAGAAATCGTACTAACGAATGACAGGCATCTCTACCGATGTGCTTCAATGCGAACTGTGTATTTTTAGCAGTCAGTAAATTATATGAGCAGCCTATCTTTACCTATAAAGTTTCACGACATGACGTGGCACAGCCTTTCTCTGAACGCGCTAATTTCTATTGATTCTCTTTCGacatttcatgttttgatacaCGCTGTAATGATACCAGGTGACAAATGTGTATAGTATTATGCACAAATATGGTCATTGCACATTGGACTTGTCGCAATACACCACGCACAGTTTCCCCATCCATACATAACTGTGGTATTTTGTGCATAACCCTACAATATATATGAATACGTGTCTATGTATGTTTGTAGTAGTTTATATGTATGACCGCCGATACGCACCTATATAGGTATGTATTTAACTTAGCATGTGTTCGAGTATTTAGCACTGTTTACATGGTCTCATACATAATATTGTGCAAATACTTatgtttgattttttatttgctctGTTCATTTTCAGGTCTCTCCTTGAATCAGAGTGTAATACAACAAATATATTTCTGACAACACAGGAAAATGTACAACTCCGCGAACGATTGCACTTTGAAGGTCAGAGACGAGCATTTGTATATGTGTTCCCAAACGTTTTTGAAAGATTCCCAAAGGTAATCCTTtttatagtagtagtagtagtatttatgtagtagtagtagtagtagtagtagtagtagtagtagtagtaatagtagtagtagtagtatttatttattaaagtgaCATGTGACATCACTAAAGTCATATACATCActtataaacaaaaaattacaatatctaAAGTGAGTGGTCACCCAGCCCACCGGGCTTATAAGTCACTATAGTATCGGAACCGTTGAAATACATGTGGCactcaaataaaaatacaacaaaaatctATTTAATATCATTTCTGAAATAAAGTGCTACGTCGCCCATGAAATTCCTTGACCATATACTTCGCTGTAATTCTATTATTATTTCCCATTAGGAATGCAAAACATGTAAaacatataaacatataaaacaaaatcttGGTTTGAAAGTCTTAATGTACAATATAAGTGGTCACGAAGGTCATTGTACAAAGAACAGTGAAacatgaaatatatttcatcTTCAATTCATTTGAGGAACACAGAGCTTGTTTGAGtcaaaaataaatcattatCATGAGGACGAATATCGAAGAAAACGGAGATTGTGCTTCATTGGTTTTTAAGTATTGTTTCCAAAACCTATAAAAAGCGTGAATAATTCAGTGCAAGTACATTAAATATCGAGGAACGGTTGCTGGTGGAATGTGCGATAACCAAAATACTAGAGTTTCTAACTTAATGTGCAAGTAAAAACACAATGTGATCATTAGAGGTCCGACTACGTGCAAACTTATTTGCAACGCCGTTAAGTCGGTAATTTCTGAAActcaaaatataatttagttTTGATGCTTGAAATAGAATTCGAAATTAGAAGATTATAAGTACCTTCACGTTACTTAAGGTAGATATGGACTACAGTCTAAGTAAAACACattttgaactaatttgggataattggattttcatatttttctaatttctcaaaagtgtaggtgccgtatagctgaatattgcaatattgcaaattactcataaatacAAGCgtgtaacttgaaaagaaaagcaggcgaggttacatttgtagatttaaatcgacattacttcaatatccaattatccaaaattagtttcaatcgtgttgtAAGCATTTGGTAAAAATTAGAAACAGACCATTAGTTCTTCGGAGGGGTGGTCGAAAAGGGAAATCATGTTGATACTTGACAAAAAAGTATGCACGCCAAGGCTGGCTGtttaaaaaagtacattttgaaaagaaatagtATTAGACTGAGCGCTTGTCAAAatctgaacaacaataattcAGCAAATTTGGTAACGCATAAAAATTGAATGTATTGTAATTTCGTTCCAAAATGATGAGAAACGTTTGCCAAATCAAAAGAGCAACGGAGAATTCTGATTAAGCTTTAATGAACACTTTTATGCAAAATGATGACTGTTTCTTCATCAATCATTAGCTTATAATAAATAatcaaacataaaagacatAGTTTAGGTTTTAAGAAAAAGATTTTGTTCGTGAAAAACAATCCACCTAAGttactttcaattttgaaggtcattatttcatatgaaaacaaaagCCTGTTATGCtcgcaaattttcatgaaaaataaccCGTGACAACACCTATGTCTTCCAGAATATGCCGTTTGGAATGAAATCATTCAAGAGATGTAGCTTGGTTGGGAACAGTGGAATTCTTCTTGGTAGCCAATGTGGCAGATCCATAGACTTGGCAGATTTTGTAATCAGGTAAGTTTCATAAACCATGTGCGAAATGTAGGTCGTATACAACTTCTACATTATCTGTTCTTCATATAGGCGTCAGCTGCCAACAGACTATAAACTTTGTGGGTCAAGCCtacgaaacattaaaatgcTTTCATTTCTCTATCTATTCCCAtgatttttcagatttaatctggccagtgttcaaaaattttcagaagatgTCGGATCGAAGACAGACTTGGTAACGTGTAACCCTTCGATTCTTATTCAAAAGTAGGTGGAATGTGTGATCGTGCCTTCCGTACTAGACTCTCAACATATTAATTCAATGAGGACagtggcaatgataatgatgatgttgatgatgatgatgatgatgatgatgatgatgatgattatgattatgatgatcatgatcatgatgacaatggtgatgatgatgatgatgatgatgatctgagatgatgatgatgatgatgatgatgatgatgatggcggtggtggtggtggtggtagtggtggtggtggtagtggtgatcatcatcatcatcatcatcatcatcatcatcatcatcaccaccgtGACAAGAGTACGTTTATTCTGTTGCACTGTGTCCATATAACATCTTGCAGATATGACAAACTGAGAGGCAAGTGGGGAGAACGTTTTAAAGAGTACATGGTGGCGGAATACTCCAAATCTATAGTATACATACCAGCCTTTAGCTACTATTTCTGTAAAGATCTCGCCTTTGCAGCGCAAGACGCGCTGGAACCTCTAAACTTCACGGTCGGCTTTCCACATCCCAACCTGATCACCTTGGTGACGAGCTTCTGGAAAGCAAGAAATATCAGCGAGTTCAGAATCACATCAGGTAAAGATAAAATTTCACTTTACTGCGAAAATTTAAGTGAAAACTTGACTGAATGTTGTTGTATTCTTTCAATCTGTCACTGGTGCAAAGAAACATGTGTCTTTAGAAAACAACATGATGTCAAAATCTTGATGAATGTCAATATCTCGTTATGCACTGTTGTATGAATGTTATCAGTCgtgacatgaaatgtaaattgttctGTCTATCAGACACAATTACGAACATTTCAtcacatatatatttattcataAATGTATCATCCAATCATCATCTAGGACTTCTGCTGTTCAGTGCGGCGATGAGTTTCTGTGAAGAGGTTCATCTCTATGGTTACTGGCCGTTCCTAGAAGACCCGGATGGGAATCCGATATATTACCATTATTTTGACAAGCATGCAGTAATGCTATCGCCTCAACAGTTGAAGATATGCCACCATGACTTTCCGGCAGAGTTTACCACGCTTCgtgatttgcataataaaggGGTCATACGCATGCATGTCGGGAAATGCAACTTGTCATGACCTCTGGTACAAGAACGTAATACGTGCGAAATACGAGGTCCACGGAACATATACATGTTATGATACTTGGGCAGAGATAGCAACATTTCATTATACAGATGCCCAACTTCTTGTTCTACGCATGCGCAACTTCTTTGAATCTGGCCACCAACTCTTACACTTTACATCCCTATAAGATTTGGAACATGCCCACTTATATGCTACGCCCGTTTGAGGATTCAAATAGACAATCCAATAAACTTTTGAACTCCTATATATAACAGCATTAAATAAAATGATCTCGCTGTCGACACCGAACAGTGATTGGCCGACAGAATATGAATATACATGTCGATCAGTCTATAAGGATGTTCCCAGGTGAACGTCTCACTGCATAGCGGGACGCCCAGCTATCTACCTTTTGAATGGTTAATACCTGGCGACAACGATGAGAATGACGAGCGAGGTATTGGAGATGACCAGCCCGTCAACTAATATAAAGGGACTGATCAGAAATTACGCGGGGGGGGACGCTGCGCAATGGTGACCCTTCAAAATTGTTGCACTAAATGTAGTAAACAATAAATCGAACAGAGCAACCTCGACCACTCCTCAGCCGAATAAAACACAACAGTGATGCAGAGTGTTGATGGATAGCTTAGCTTTCCTCACCGAGGAAAACAAGTGCGCTGTTACTTTCATTCGTCGCTTGTTTATTCTTCCATTGTTAGACTTACTACTCCTATAGGAATACGTTCATAAAATCCAGACGTGAGACAAAGATTATAATACGTATGTATTATGATTACCAGACACTTAAAATTTTACCGATAATTCTAATCtgtataaatattaaattttatatAGAAATGAAACACTGGTTCCAACCTTGACTTTGTGTGAGTTTAACAGTACACGTCTTTACTCTGATGACACTGATACAGATTATTTCCATGGATTTTAGGAGTCATCAGGGCATTCATCAATTCACCATCTATCTTGGGATGTACTCTATAATTAATGGTGGTTTTTAATCTCCACGCAGAGATTGTAATGCGGAGCAGTCAATTCAAACCTAGCCAGAGAGTCTCTGAGTCACTGACAAAGCGCCCCAACAACCTCTGCTAAAGACGACATTTTACAACCACTGTTTGGGCGTTGCGCGTTTTCTATAATGTACATTTCCGTCGTTTTTTACGTTTAATATTGCGAACCAAAATTaggtaaataaaaaatacaccagttttaaggtatacagtcacctgtaatctaaatatgccaatgtatggtcaaaggggcgttcctatgtattcaaaatgcccatgtgacgGCGCTGTTTTCagaaagcggccacccgcttaaaatctgtgattggtcagattttctttccgtggtaactgtggcaaaattggaacaggtgaaagtatacctttaaatatcGACCCTCTAATCCGTGAACACTTACAAGACATAGACCCTGCTCTGGGTTACATAGATGTGAATTGACAATTCAAGATGTCTGCCCCTATGACTGTCGTCAAAATTGCCACGCTTATTCAGCCAACTGGGCATGCACAGGACTGAAAGAAGATCAAATCCGAAATATTTAGATTTGCCTGCAGCAGAGATGACTTCCTGGCTAGGTTCTAATTATCCAAGCAGCGCCACAATCTCTGTGCGGAGATTGGTGATTTGTATCTTTATGGTACTTTTTATCTATATTGACAGTCTGATTCTAACAGTATAGAGAGGTGCCATGTCAATCTGATTATGGTCCGTGGTGTGTGACAAAAGGGTCCCCTAGCTTACCCGAAAAGGATATTTTCTTATGGGACGTGGCAAAGTCCCCTaatctttacaaaaaaattaaccAAGAACCCTTTAACTTGCCCCCAAATATCTACATTTTACTTATTTCAGTACGTGGCTTGTGGCGTTTGTGATGTGGAGTCTTCAAACTTGCTCCAAACGTGGCCAATGGTGCAACGCTTCTTATGAATTAGTCACAGAACGTGGCGTGAGGCTAACTAGACTACccaaaataaatcagaataTATGATAGGATTGGCTTTGGTGaccatttgtgaaattttcatcacatcCAGGATCTGCCACTCTTcagtgaaatattgttttgGAACGTGATCTATTCGGACCCCGTTACCTGTTTCGGATATATTGCTGCTGTCATGACAGATTGGTAGCTCTACACTATACAATGATGTTAGGAAAGGATatatatgtctgccctgagggcacctcagatatattgctgccctcagggcagattggtagatatacactatgcacatacatttcctatccttaaagGAACATACATTTCCTTTCCTTAAagtattgcatagtgtatatctaccaatctgccctgagggcagcaatatatcagaactgccctcagggcagacatacatttcctatcctatctGCCAATCTGCCCTGTGGGAGTGGGGTGCGCGATTGCTGGATAGCTGAATAGCCCCCTAAATAGCTAGGTATCTAATAGCTACGTTAGTCATAAGAATAGCTTATATTTAGCTGTTTGTGGCTATTTAAGCTATTATTAATTTCCACAGAACACTTTTAGCTGCTAATAAACGTAGTAGGTAGCTATTCagctaaaaataaatgattattgTAGGGCTGGTTAtagagctattcaagctattagccgtttttagccgctaatggCTACTCTGAGCTTACTATTAGCTAGCTACCATCTACAAACTCCCGaggtcggaatgggctggctattgagctattcaagctattagccgtctGTAGCCGCTATTAGCTGTTATTAGccagctggctaccagctaaaaACTTCTGCAGTgggaatgggctggctattgagctattcaagctattagctgtttttagccgctaatagccactcttagctagctattagctggctaccagctaacaactcccaaggtcggaatgggctggctattgagctattcaagctattagccgtttttagccgctattagctgttattagccagctattagctggctaccagctaagcAGTGGACACGTCTGAAAAAGCCTGACAACTACTTATTACAAAGGAAGTTACGAACGTGACTTTCACTTAGGTGTACAAAGAATTAGACATCTCATAAatatactgaataaatattGTTGAACCAAAAACGTAGTAGTGAGTTCTATAcggaaaatattttctttcatgcaAGTGTAATTTTCAACTAACCACAGCACATGGCATGTTTTCTGCATTCAGAGCTAAAGAAATCACAAATTGTACGTATTGAGGATTTCATTCACTGGCATGAAAACTTTTGTTGTAAAACGAAATGATCAGGGGAATCTTGCGATTTGTAGAAccaaaaaaatatattaagtcACACGGCTGGTTGAGCGGTAGAGTAGTTATGGTCAGTTTGTCTCTGTTTGAAAAGGTTTCATGTGATTGCTTGTGTCTGGAAAAGTTTCATGTGATTAATTGTACCGACATTCACGCAGAGgctttgtgtgtatatataatatatatatatatatatatatatatacgtattcTGCAAAATACGTGTATGTattgtaagtatgtatgtatgtatgtacgtacgtacgtacgtacgcacgcacgcacgcacgcacgcacgcatgcatgcatgcatgcatgtatgtatgtatgtatgtatgtatgtacgtatgtatgtatgtacgtatgtatgtatgtacgtatgtatgtatgtatgtaaattatttttttacatttggcgcctcgtacaGGTACTGCATTGCAAGAGTAATCACACAGTAAGACATTGCAAGACTTCTCGAGTTTAAAAGTTCGTAAgcaaatgtttaaaattcaataaaaatgtcAGGAAATACAGGTACGAACTGTATGTCACCTCATTCGGCGTGTTAATGATGAGAGTACAAGTTTCCAGGCAAGGCAATAATTAATACGGGTAAACATGACAGCATTGGCTAacagcggctaaaaacggctattagcttgaatagctgaatagccaaGGATTTTGGTATCATAACGGAATAGCTGAATAGTTGCTCAACAACCCCGAAGCAGCTATTAAGTTTCCCTTGAGTCATTGCTGTAAACCTTCttagctgaatagctgctaAATATATGTCAAAGCTGGCTATTTTGGCAATCCAGCAATCCCACAACTTTATGCCCTGACGGCAGCAATATATCTTAGCTGTAGTTCCTCAatgacgtcattgaatgttGTGAACGTGTTTACTGCGCTCTGAACTGCCCTGGGGCAGCGCTGCCCccaggtcatttttcagttgcaacttctgccgcctgcGAAAGTGGCACCTGTGGCGTTGCAACACTGTATCtatgatcaaaatgtgcatttgaTGGGTTATCATAACCCCCTAACTCGCAAAAAATCGTATGGCTCCCAGTTTTGAAAATTCGATgcggactcactatcggagggtggtgagttcgagacccggttcaagtcccggtagatccagagtagcggattcactgtcggaggacggtgaattcgagactctagctcggtgttgtgcccttcAGCAAGGCACTTTAGTCCTCTGTGCTCCATTGGGGTTgcgggttatgggtacctcattcTGTAAATGGGCTAGCGCCGGTCGGAAGATGGactaaattattttttgttgactttgaaaaataagggactggtcagtttcttcggccgggggaggggcggtggattcatgggggggggtcaccctgtttttgactttggtgatagggggggtcaccatgattttgaaatgcccaataggggggtcagtgtgtttttgaatttcgacacaggctcatcattgcctaaaatgcatcgtgtcagccacaaatttcatcattcagttgcatttttcggcgcgcccttcgggcgcgtaactttaataatcagacatattttcagcacgcccaattttaacatatcaggcatacatatatcagagatatctgtatgttcaatatttttcagcgtgctcttcgagcacattactttaatatatcagacatttttcagtacacccttcctgtgcatgactttaatatacaagaaatatatatcagaggtatcaggatgtttcatatttttctccgcggcctttgggcgccatactttaataaatcagagatatatgccagtcTGAGAGATATGTTGATGttttaagtgaaagtgtaccgttatgattctgcatttcatatgaaaagtatgacaaattcctgatacttttctgttctctgtatgagaattcagtatgagaaagcaacatgcacaaatatttcacaatatatatttgataaagtaacttattttagagatagaaaaatgacaagatatctttaagtgtcattgatgcaacgtctgttttcctttgtgtctcaggttttctgtagaatgatgctttttttatgaccaaaataagttaaaaaggcagtttttgtcattattagctgtgcttttatggtttcaatgttacaagaaaaggtcctaccagacactgcacacatcagatttagctaaaatgcctctctatggctcctcaggagatttaattggatggctggcaagtcttaacaccatcaaaatttttatttagtgctttttcctctttgacattaatgattgacatccatttctgttcaggacatttctgttcaggacatctgggaacgttaagcatagaaaatgtgaaatacattaacaactcattcaaaatgtactgtattcaaacttcaagattgacactttgaaattcctatcttacaactgacatgtcaacaatttcattaaaacacagaatgactgttaaaatataaatgtatgtaaaatataaatatatatatatatatatatatatatatatatatatatatatatatatatatatatatatatatatatatatatatatatatccaccttttgttttacagttgtcgcgtgcgggggggggtcaccttattttcgaaatttgggatagggggttcaccctgttttcaaaatttggaatggggggtcagccactttttgacgtcggcaaaaaataatccacccccccccggccgaagaaactgaccagtccctaagattGGCGGTCCTACATTGCCTTATTTGTAAACTTTTTACACGTCCCCCTCTTTGCCCATCACCTGATAGATCTATTTGAAATAATGCAAATGTGAGAGGACTATGAATGTCTTAGGGCCACCTTGCAGCACGGTTCCTCCTACTTAGCCACATTTGAGCTCTTACCATAGGAGAGCAAACATGTATGGCTACCCCAGAGTCGAACCCTATGCAATGGCAACGGGGAAGTGGCAAATACTACGCCACCGGGACTTATATGCCCCATTACTTCAATGTAAAAACCAATAAAAGTCGATGGTCGCAGCCTGAGCATGGGGGAAATCATCATGTAGCGAGTGGCCCGCCCTGCGAAAGTCTACGCCAACACCA belongs to Ptychodera flava strain L36383 chromosome 17, AS_Pfla_20210202, whole genome shotgun sequence and includes:
- the LOC139115151 gene encoding alpha-2,8-sialyltransferase 8E-like, which gives rise to MKTRSKITLLIVIFGLLSSIVTFSTIHDDVEPSEIEIREESVSSVPTSSGPEVHLFNSIKTNWTYNQEEANKLRSLLESECNTTNIFLTTQENVQLRERLHFEGQRRAFVYVFPNVFERFPKNMPFGMKSFKRCSLVGNSGILLGSQCGRSIDLADFVIRFNLASVQKFSEDVGSKTDLVTCNPSILIQKYDKLRGKWGERFKEYMVAEYSKSIVYIPAFSYYFCKDLAFAAQDALEPLNFTVGFPHPNLITLVTSFWKARNISEFRITSGLLLFSAAMSFCEEVHLYGYWPFLEDPDGNPIYYHYFDKHAVMLSPQQLKICHHDFPAEFTTLRDLHNKGVIRMHVGKCNLS